One Brachyhypopomus gauderio isolate BG-103 chromosome 15, BGAUD_0.2, whole genome shotgun sequence genomic region harbors:
- the LOC143476587 gene encoding mastermind-like protein 3: MVVLTLMALLSLLSVFLYFSGSSYHVFPLLYFQDQGVVGMTRQAGSVQPPHGGPGGVASTGPNGVGPGAGPAGYLGNQQQQQQQAAMMRVQFHLLEQQKAQLLREQRQQQHHLLAEQLQQQQQQQQQQQHLPRQMSQAQRSPTHTLPYPLQFQGTAQEMAARNQALRNARLLQQQQQSQGLLQMTPVQTSGPMATQGEMGMAYSTQPAPQTGMYQGMTSGMGQMLQPQHHPSQGGMTMAQRPAGNGGQGMVGGGAGGGYGQAMLMNPALSQQQMKPGGVTSGGQPMPKAQAQRLQSMMGGGGQGWPQQQQQNMQAMGGRTTNDMVAFNSNAAYAMQGGQPSRMPKQHFAQAMAGQGMVDPRALNPAAMGGSMMPHMAGQPRTNQPRGMVMPGLPGQGVPGMTAFGQGSAQAMAGTGPGGGAYMSGGQPQGYQRTSSQDLPYGYGGQTGTGSGVSFGLSDGAELDSTDGWMEEFFPSQ; this comes from the exons ATGGTCGTCCTGACCTTGATGGCTCTCTTAAGTTTGCTCTCAGTCTTCCTGTATTTCTCAGGGAGCTCTTACCATGTGTTCCCTCTGCTCTACTTCCAGGACCAGGGCGTGGTTGGAATGACACGACAGGCCGGCAGTGTCCAGCCCCCTCATGGAGGGCCAGGGGGCGTGGCCTCCACAGGGCCCAATGGTGTGGGGCCTGGGGCAGGACCAGCGGGTTACCTGGGcaaccagcagcagcagcagcagcaggcgGCCATGATGAGGGTGCAGTTCCACCTGTTGGAGCAGCAAAAAGCTCAGTTGCTGCGGGAACAGAGACAGCAACAGCACCACCTACTGGCAGAGCAG ttacagcagcagcagcagcagcagcagcaacaGCAACATCTCCCCAGACAGATGAGCCAAGCACAGaggagccccacacacacactcccctatcCTCTCCAGTTCCagg gcacgGCACAGGAGATGGCTGCGAGGAACCAGGCGCTGCGTAACGCTCGTCTCctacaacagcagcagcagagtcAGGGTCTGCTCCAGATGACACCAGTACAGACCTCCGGACCCATGGCCACCCAGGGCGAGATGGGCATGGCCTACAGCACCCAGCCTGCCCCCCAGACGGGCATGTACCAGGGTATGACCTCGGGAATGGGTCAGATGCTCcagccccaacaccaccccagcCAGGGTGGCATGACCATGGCACAGAGACCTGCGGGCAACGGTGGGCAGGGCatggttgggggcggggctgggggagggTATGGGCAGGCCATGCTCATGAACCCCGCCCTCTCCCAGCAGCAGATGAAACCAGGCGGTGTCACTTCCGGCGGGCAGCCGATGCCAAAAGCCCAGGCGCAGAGACTGCAAAGCATGATGGGAGGTGGAGGCCAGGGATGGCCACAGCAACAGCAGCAAAATATGCAGGCTATGGGCGGAAGGACTACAAACGACATGGTGGCGTTCAACAGCAATGCCGCATACGCCATGCAAGGCGGGCAGCCGTCGAGAATGCCCAAGCAACATTTCGCCCAGGCGATGGCCGGCCAGGGCATGGTGGACCCACGGGCCTTGAACCCGGCAGCCATGGGAGGATCCATGATGCCGCACATGGCCGGCCAGCCAAGGACCAACCAGCCACGTGGCATGGTCATGCCTGGCCTGCCCGGCCAAGGCGTGCCCGGTATGACTGCTTTCGGACAGGGCTCTGCCCAGGCGATGGCAGGGACGGGCCCAGGAGGTGGGGCCTACATGTCAGGCGGTCAGCCACAAGGCTACCAACGGACGTCCAGTCAGGACCTGCCTTATGGTTATGGTGGCCAAACAGGGACAGGGAGTGGGGTTTCGTTTGGCCTGTCGGACGGTGCAGAGCTGGACTCCACAGACGGCTGGATGGAGGAATTTTTCCCCAGCCAATAG